In Methanofollis aquaemaris, the genomic window CTCAGAGAGATCTTCGAACCTGACACCCTTCTCGATGATGGGATAGATCTCAGGACTTACCGAGAGAGCGACCTCTCCGAGGATGTCCTCTCTGACCCTGGTGATCGTGATGTACACCACCTCGCCGTCGATCCCCGGAGCACTTCCGTTCCCGCTGTTTGTCTTCAATTTTGCGAGAGAAATTGCGGATGTCCTGATAAAGTCGGTCATCCCCGATCCAATGTCGCCGAGAAGAAGGACCACCGAGCCGGGCGGGACGCCGCCCTCCAGCACCGGGTCAAGAGAAGGTATGCCGGTGGGGATCTTGAGATCTGTCTGTCTCCACATCAGTCCTCTTAACATTATGACGGGCACGGTATAAATTCATAGCAGATCGCTTTGACAGGATAAATAAAGATAAATATTGGTTTTGATCAATCCTTCTGACAGGAACAAAATCATGCGTCTCCCCTTCTCCCGGAAGAGGTCGGATGGAACCCGTGTCCCCACAGTATATGACCCCAGGACCGAGCCGCCCCTGGTGGAAGCGGTCATACCTGACGGCTACGACCTCATCGATCAATACTGGGTGGAGGAAGGACGGTCGCTCGTCTGCATCCTCAGGGACACCCGGACCCACCAGCCCGAATACTATCTCATTGAACCGCCGCTCACCAACTTCGAGCACGAACTTCTCGAACGCCTCAACGAAGATCTGCGCAACGTGCTGGTCCTCTTAGATGAGGATCTCAGACAGGACCGCCGTCAGGTTCTGCTGAACCGGGCCGAAGACCTCTTGAAGGAGTATGGTCTCGACCCCGACCTGGAGACGAGGCGGCGGCTTGAATACTACCTCCTCCGCACCTTCCTGGGCTGGTCCAGAATCGACGGGCTGATGAAGGACGAAGAGATTGAGGATATCTCCTGCGACGGCACCGGCGTCCCGCTCTTCCTGTATCATCGGAGGTATCGAAACATCAGGACCAACCTCGTCTTCTCGGAGACCGAACTCGACTCCCTCGCCATTGCGCTCGCGCAACGTTCCGGCAAACATGTCTCGGTCGGTTCCCCGGTGGTGGACGCAACCCTTCCGGGGGGCTCCAGGCTGCAGCTCACCTTCGGGCGCGAGGTCTCGACGCGGGGCACCTCGTTTACGATCCGGAAGTTCAGGCCCGAGCCCTTCACGCCGGTTGAACTTCTCGCGCTCGGCACCTTCTCGGCCGAAGAACTCGCCTACTTCTGGCTGGCGATCGAGAATAACAAGAGCCTCCTTTTCATCGGGGGCACGGCGTCGGGCAAGACCACCTCGCTCAACGCCGTCTCCCACTTCATCCCCCCGCTTGCCAAGGTTGTCTCCATCGAGGACACCAGGGAGATCACCCTGTACCATGAGAACTGGGTGGCCTCGGTGACCAGGGACACGCCCTCGGGTGATGAAGGGGCGGCGATCTCGATGTTCGATCTCCTGAAGGCGGCGATGCGTCAGCGGCCCGAGTACATCCTGGTCGGTGAGGTGCGGGGACGGGAGGCGCAGACCCTTTTCCAGGCGATGAACACCGGGCACACCACCTTCTCGACCCTCCATGCCGGTTCGATCGATGCCGCCATTCACCGGCTTGAGAACGAGCCTCTCGAGGTTCCGAGAAGCACCATCCAGGCCCTTGACATCGCCAGTCTCCAGGCGCTCATCCACCGCGGGACCGAGCGGGTGCGGCGCTGTCAGGAGATCGTGGAGATCGCCTCGGTCGACCCCGGCACCGGCAACCTCCAGGTGAACACCGTCTTCGAGTACGATCCCGTCCATGACCAGATGCGCTATACCGGGCGGTCGCTGGTGTACGCCAGGATCATGGAGGGCCGCGGCTGGACCCGCGACCGACTCGATGAGGAGATCAGGGTGCGGATCACGGTCCTTGAGGCGATGGCGGCGGAGGGGATCACTGACTCCCGGGCGGTCTCGCGGGTTCTCCATGCCTTTGCGATAGATCGCGACCGGGTGATCGGAAAACTCGGCGACCTCTCAGGGCTGTTCCCATGAACGGCGGGAGAGGGGCGGGGAGATACCGGGAGTTTGTCGGGTGGGTGATCGGGCGCGACGAGGTGGGGTATGGGAACCTCGGGCGCTCGCTCGTCTCGGCCAGGCTCGGGATGACTGTCGAACGGTATGTCGGCCGCGCCTTTCTGGTTGCGCTCTCTGCGGCCCTCTTCGGTGCGCTTGTCGCCTACCTCCTCGCAGGGTTCGTCACGCTCCCGCAGCCCGCGGGTGACGCTCTCCCGCTCCCCCTCCCCGGGGCCGGGTTCCTCGGCCCGCTCCTCCGTCCTCTCCTCTCTCTCCTCATCGGTCTGGCTGCGGGCTACGGTTCGTATGCCCTCCTCCTCAGGTATCCGGAGATCGAGATGAAGAACCGGGCGACGAAGATCGATCTCTCCCTCCACAATGCTGTCTCATACCTCTATGCGATGCGCCGGGGTGGGGCCGAGTTGATGGAGATCTTCAGGTCGCTCTCGGTGAACGCAGGGATCTATGGCGAGAGCGCCCAGGAGTTCAGGCAGGTGGTCAGGGACACCGACTACTTCGGCGCGGACGTCGTCACGGCTCTCCGCGACCTCGCCGTCACCACTCCGTCTCCAAAACTCAGGGAATTTCTTGAGGATTTCATATCGGTGATCGAGAGTGGTGGAAACCTCTCGGCTTTTCTCTCGGGACGGGTACGGATCTTCCAGGAAGAGGCGGGTTTTGAGCAGAGAAAATTTCTTTCGAAGCTCGAACTCATCGGCGAGGCGTATGTGACAGTCTTTGTCGCCGGCCCGCTCTTTCTGGTCATCGTGATGGTAGTGACCGGACTGATCGGGGGCGCGGCTGTCACCCAACTCTCCATCCTCACCTATCTCCTCCTCCCGGTCGGGTCCATGATCATCCTCCTCTTCCTTGACCTGGTCTCGATGAAGGAGGAGGTGCCCGAGCGCTATACCGCCGTGAAGGTGCTCGATACCTTCAAGGATGTGCGGACTGTGGACACGGGAGACGAGGGGGCTGACTTTGCGCGTCTGGCCAGGTACGACCGGTACCGCAGCCTGAAGACTTTTCTCAAAAACCCTCTCCGGGTCTTTGTCCTCGAACCCCGCCTGACCTTCCTGATCACCGCGCCTGCGGCGATCGTCTACCTCCTCGTCGTCTTCTTTACCCTCCCGCAAGGGCTCCTTCCAGAGACGGCGATCGTCCTTGTCGACGACCATCTCGCCCTCGCCGCGCTCCTCCTCCTTGTCCCGTACGCCCTCTGCTATGAGGCGTGGGCGCGGAAGGTGCGGGGGATCGAGGCCGCGGTCCCCGACTTCCTTGCCAGGATGGCCGGGATCAACCAGGTTGGGCTGACCCTTGCCCGGGCGATCGAGATCATGGTCAGGACCAACCTCGGCCTCCTCTCGTATGAGATCAAGCGGGTCAGCCGCGATATCACCTGGGGAGCGAACGTGGAGGATGCCCTTGTCAGGTTCGAGCAGCGGGTGCGGACGCCGGCGGTCTCCCGTTCGGTCAGCCTCATCACCGCCGCCTCCCGGATGAGCGGGGAGATCTCGGAGGTGCTCGCCATCGCCGCAAAGGACGCCAGGATGTCCCATACCCTTGCGGAGGAGCGCAAGGCCGGGATGTCCCTGTACATCATCGTTATCTATCTCGCCTACGCTGTCTTCCTCTTCGTCGTTGTCATCATCTCGACCAGGTTCCTTCCCGCCCTCGGAGAGATCGCAGTCCCGTCTGTTGGGGCGGGCACCTTCCTCCCCGGCGTGGGCTCTTCCTCTCTCGTCCCCACCTTCGGTCGCCTTCTCTTCCATATCTCTCTTATTCAGGCCTTCTTCTCGGGTCTCGTCGCCGGGAAGATGGGTGAAGGCTCGGTGAAGGCCGGGGTAAAACATGCGGCGGTGATGCTTGGTGTGGCTTTGGTGGTCTTTGTGTTC contains:
- a CDS encoding type II/IV secretion system ATPase subunit; protein product: MRLPFSRKRSDGTRVPTVYDPRTEPPLVEAVIPDGYDLIDQYWVEEGRSLVCILRDTRTHQPEYYLIEPPLTNFEHELLERLNEDLRNVLVLLDEDLRQDRRQVLLNRAEDLLKEYGLDPDLETRRRLEYYLLRTFLGWSRIDGLMKDEEIEDISCDGTGVPLFLYHRRYRNIRTNLVFSETELDSLAIALAQRSGKHVSVGSPVVDATLPGGSRLQLTFGREVSTRGTSFTIRKFRPEPFTPVELLALGTFSAEELAYFWLAIENNKSLLFIGGTASGKTTSLNAVSHFIPPLAKVVSIEDTREITLYHENWVASVTRDTPSGDEGAAISMFDLLKAAMRQRPEYILVGEVRGREAQTLFQAMNTGHTTFSTLHAGSIDAAIHRLENEPLEVPRSTIQALDIASLQALIHRGTERVRRCQEIVEIASVDPGTGNLQVNTVFEYDPVHDQMRYTGRSLVYARIMEGRGWTRDRLDEEIRVRITVLEAMAAEGITDSRAVSRVLHAFAIDRDRVIGKLGDLSGLFP
- a CDS encoding type II secretion system F family protein, whose amino-acid sequence is MNGGRGAGRYREFVGWVIGRDEVGYGNLGRSLVSARLGMTVERYVGRAFLVALSAALFGALVAYLLAGFVTLPQPAGDALPLPLPGAGFLGPLLRPLLSLLIGLAAGYGSYALLLRYPEIEMKNRATKIDLSLHNAVSYLYAMRRGGAELMEIFRSLSVNAGIYGESAQEFRQVVRDTDYFGADVVTALRDLAVTTPSPKLREFLEDFISVIESGGNLSAFLSGRVRIFQEEAGFEQRKFLSKLELIGEAYVTVFVAGPLFLVIVMVVTGLIGGAAVTQLSILTYLLLPVGSMIILLFLDLVSMKEEVPERYTAVKVLDTFKDVRTVDTGDEGADFARLARYDRYRSLKTFLKNPLRVFVLEPRLTFLITAPAAIVYLLVVFFTLPQGLLPETAIVLVDDHLALAALLLLVPYALCYEAWARKVRGIEAAVPDFLARMAGINQVGLTLARAIEIMVRTNLGLLSYEIKRVSRDITWGANVEDALVRFEQRVRTPAVSRSVSLITAASRMSGEISEVLAIAAKDARMSHTLAEERKAGMSLYIIVIYLAYAVFLFVVVIISTRFLPALGEIAVPSVGAGTFLPGVGSSSLVPTFGRLLFHISLIQAFFSGLVAGKMGEGSVKAGVKHAAVMLGVALVVFVFLV